Part of the Salmo salar chromosome ssa10, Ssal_v3.1, whole genome shotgun sequence genome is shown below.
CAATGGAAAATGCCATTGAATTCTAGCCCTAGGATTAATATGGGTCCAGGGAAAATGGCCCTTAATGCATTTCCAGCACAAACTCAATTCATGCCTACCTCAACCCACCATCTTCTCTCATCTCCTTGGTGCTGAAGTTGGTATGGCAGCCAGCACCATTCCAGTTCCCAGGGATGGGCTTGGGGTCAAATGAGGCCACTACACCAAAGTCCTCACACACACGGTGCAGGATGAACCGAGCTGCCCAGAGGTGGTCTCCCATGTTGATCCCTTCACAAGGACCCACCTGGAACTCCCACTGGAAGACACAATACAGACTGCACATAAGGCTTAGGGATGAGAGATTCTAGCTTGAAAGTTTAAAGGTTTTAGAACACACTGGGCCATTTCCCAGTCACAAATTAAGCCTAGTCCAGGACTAAAAAGGcaggtttaatctgtgtttgtGGTAAAAATGGGCCCCAATAGGATTTCTATTGATAAAATGTGCAGTGTTTCCTACCTGAGCTGGCATAACTTCAGCATTGGTGCCACATATCTGAACCCCGGCATAAAGACAGGCCCTGTAGTGGGCTTCTACGATGTCTCTACCGTACGCCTTGTCTGCTCCTACTCCACAGTAGTAGGGACCTGTTCAGAAACACCACATCAACAGGCTTAATGTCAGTGTTTTTTTGGCATTGGTTAAAACAGTGAACAGTTTAAACTCTCAAACTTAAGTACTTTAGTTGAATGTACCAATTTCAAGTCATGCTGGATAAGAGTCTGCTGAAAAACCAAGGCTATGTCCGAAATGGCAGCCCTTTTCCCCTATACATCTGGTCAAACGTTGAAattgtgtgccatttgggacacagacaactCTCAAACTGACCTTGGGGACCAGGGAAGCCGTTTGAAGGCCAACCAAAAGGATGTCCGTCTGTGCCCAGGATGGTGTATTCCTGTTCCATACCGAACCAAGGGACCTGGTTTTCTACCATCTCCATGATCTTCTTACACATCAGCCGGAGATTGGTTTCTGGTGGGAGACAAATATAGAAATACATTACACTGAGCCAATTGGGACTGGACTCAAGGGCCATTTAAGGGAGGGCTGTGTTCAGTAGGCACGAAATGAAAGACATTAACTGTCAGTAGAattctgaacttgtccaataagaaacactaatATGTGTCCCAAGGTCACTTTACTGCTCAGGCTTACCTGCAGGCTTGCGGTTGTATTTGAGCACTTGACACAGGACCAGTTTGTTGGGGTCTTTCCTGAAGGGATCTCTGAACATAGCAGCAGGGATCAGATACATGTCGCTGTTAGAGCCCTCTGACTGGTACGTACTGGAACCATCAAAGTTCCACTCCGGAAGATCTGGAGAGGGAACAGTGAAATTAACAGAACTAAAGGGATTCAACTACTCTTTAGGTTCAGGGTAATGTAAGGACTATCATCAATCAGAATTTGATCATTCAATGATTACGCCATCTGTATAAAACACAGAATGTATTAATTATTGAAGTAAGCCGAAACGTTTGTTAAGATCTATGAATATAAACATCTGATTTTATGCATCTCAATCACATCACATTATGGGGAAGGAGTTCCCATTGGCCATTTGTTTTTCTTAAAGGGTTGCTAAACTTACCATCAATGGTCTTGGGTTCAGAATCCAGAGTTCTGGTCTTGCAGCGGAGCCCCTCTCCAGTCCCGTCTATCCAGATGTACATGGCCTGAACCTTGTCTCCCTGAGGAAGATCCATATACTGCTGCTTCACAGCTTTACTCAAGCTGGCACTCTCTGAAGTGGCCATTTTCACTGAGCCTTGAAAACCTTGGAACAAAGAGCAATACATGCATTTGATGCTTAGAATTGAAACATTTCAGGTCTACAGTTATTCTATGTTATTCTACAGTTATTCAGTGATTTACAGTGAAAATTGAATCTACTCAAAACAACCAGATGGACAATGTGTGAGCCCTAAACTGACGAGTCCATGCATGTGCGCTACACTTGATGCTTCCCCTCCACCATCCTGCTTCAAGACAGTTTGGTCAGCAACCAGGGATTTCATCTCAACACTAAAAACAATAGGATTTATATGCGGATGTTTTGTAATAGTAGCTGCCAAATTAAAATTGCACCAACGTTATGAGATCACTATCAGCATCCTGGTAATATCGAGTCAAATCCATGGTTTGTAGCATGCGTGAGAGCATGCTGCTATGACAGCAAACCGCTGTGTGGTCATGGTTACTTACAATGTTACTAATCCCAGTTTACAACGAAGGAAATTAAAGCGCGGTGGTTTCTGTCGTCAGGCAAACATACGTCTAGAACACACTACCCATCAGATTAACACAAAAAGCGGCACACAATCATAACTAGGAGGTCAACAACCATAGTAATAGGATTTAATAAAATACCGTATAATTAGGCTAAGAGGTGCAAAACTAAAGCACACACCAATTAGTCAAATTTGATAAACATACACAATGAAATTGTCATAGTTTATCCTAGAACTTTGAACATTATTCAGAAATAATTACCTTATATCAAGTAAGGAATAGGATTAAAACCCTGGTACAGACTTCTGTAAATGTCCTGTGTTATCCCAAACGGTTACCTTTCATTCGCCTACAAAAACCAGTCCGATTTATAAAAGGAAGATGGGATCCCCTTGCCTCGGATTGGCTGGAGAGAAACGTGATCCCCTCGTGCTAAAGTAATGGAGAGCTCAGGGGTTATATTCATTGGTCGGCACGAAAAATCTGCAGTTTGTTTCAATATCCTGGCCACAATCCAGCCCAAACAAGTATTTGTTGAAAGGCTCAAAACAACTAATTGTTTGCTAAATTAATGCTAAATATCCTTAACTAAACCTCAAATAAGTTTGTAAATATTAggatattaaaaaaatatatgaaacggGGAAAAAGACAATCCATTGAATAATTTCTATAATATGGTAATTATAAGGAACGATGAAGTAAAGACGCCCCCTGGCGGCATGAAAACAATTATTTATGAAACGAATGATTGTCCGTGCTATCCGGGTCATTGGGACCTCCCTACTCCTAACCCACTGAAATTGACATTTAAAATTAGGGGCTATAGTTAAGATTAGGTTTACACTAGATATCACAgatacaaagtcaaaattggctatatcgtaaaaattcgtgaaaacaaacatttgctttttggtcttcatttaagattagggttaggaatGTGGTTAGGGTGCGGGTTAGGTTTGAAATCGCAGGTTGGGACGCTGACAGGAATCAGGAGTGCCACATTTTTGTTCTCTGTCCCATGCGCCATCGCCTGTGAACATCTAGATTACATATGGTTTCCACCTCTTCCGAATTCGCCAGATGAAGTCCGCCCCTATTCCGCCCCtattcattttcaaccagggcaCGCTGAGCAATGGGAAGGTGTGAGCGATACAAAAAGTTCAGCTCTGCTCTACATTATGCAAATTGCATGCGGCCACCGCTGCTGTTAACCATCAGGTGAGGAGCAATGTTTGCTTGAAAATCTTCCCTTCATAAAACATAGTTCCGCCTGTCATTAGTTTTGGCCAAGCACAACCCAAAACATATGGAGGAAAGCCAATCATCGCTGTGTCTGGTTTTCCAATTCTATATGATTTTGCTTTGCAAAAATACAGAGACAAATCATAAAGTCAATGGCATGGAGGAGGATTGCATTGGTTGTTGGCGCTGATGGTAGGTGAAGAGAGACTTGCACAACACATTTTTGTTTATGCTGCCTGCTAGCTATGAACATCGGGTAAACTAAACTTCAAAACTGCGATCAAAGCCACCAGTTGTGAATGTGTTGACTAAATTAAATTGTGAAATTTGCTCCCCAAAGGGTAGAAATCACCAGTAACACACATAACATTGTACACTAAGCACGAATTTCCCATGTAATACGCTACCAGTTGGATTACGGTATTTTAACAGGATTCTCATACATTATAGTTTATGGCTCTTTCATTATACTGGTGTCATGACATTGATAATTAAAGCTCACTTCCtgtaaaatacataggcctacatgGATATGAATGGGAACTTTGGGTAAAGGAAATTGTGGCTTTGACTTGCAAACATTGTTGTGCAAATATCtctttatcaatcaatcaatcaatcaatcaatcaatcaaatttatttttatatagcccttcgtacatcagctgatatctcaaagtgctgtacagaaacccagcct
Proteins encoded:
- the LOC106560331 gene encoding glutamine synthetase; this encodes MATSESASLSKAVKQQYMDLPQGDKVQAMYIWIDGTGEGLRCKTRTLDSEPKTIDDLPEWNFDGSSTYQSEGSNSDMYLIPAAMFRDPFRKDPNKLVLCQVLKYNRKPAETNLRLMCKKIMEMVENQVPWFGMEQEYTILGTDGHPFGWPSNGFPGPQGPYYCGVGADKAYGRDIVEAHYRACLYAGVQICGTNAEVMPAQWEFQVGPCEGINMGDHLWAARFILHRVCEDFGVVASFDPKPIPGNWNGAGCHTNFSTKEMREDGGLRAIEESIEKLGKRHRYHICAYDPKGGLDNARRLTGHHETSNIHEFSAGVANRGASIRIPRSVGQDKKGYFEDRRPSANCDPYAVTEAMIRTCLLSEVGEEPTEYSK